Proteins from a single region of Sebastes umbrosus isolate fSebUmb1 chromosome 8, fSebUmb1.pri, whole genome shotgun sequence:
- the tpcn1 gene encoding two pore calcium channel protein 1 isoform X1: MECICGQASGSHEDHAHNPSPVVISSYALQLELDCIDGGGGNYDIVNNAVISTPGPQNHRAQNVSLRQSWEMNYQEAAIYLQEGENNDKFFTHPRNPKALSAYLFAHNHLFYMMELVTGLLLMMLSLCEAPAVPSLRLDVYVHATLELLALVMVAFELCMKLRWLGFHTFIRHKRTMVKTCVLLLQFVEAIVVLIRQTSHVRVTRALRPIFLVDCRYCGAVRRNLRQIFQSLPPFIDILLLLLFFMVIFAILGFCIFSPNTSDPYFSTLENSLVSLFVLLTTANFPDVMMPSYSKNRWSCVFFIVYLSIELYFIMNLLLAVVFDTFNDVEKMKFKSLLLHKRSAIDHAFQLLVSRQRPMGVSLKQFDGLMRFYRPRMSARDRFLTYKALNTSGAPMLSLQDFYKFYEVTGLKWKARRSGEHWFDDLPHTTFLIFKGINLLVKSKAFQYAMYVVVAVNGVWILVETYTLNSGFSWSKIVPWSYIVFLTIYGVEVLLKIAGLGPMAYISSGWNLFDFSVTVFAFMGLIALAFDMEPFYFIVVLRPLQLLRLFKIKQRYRNVLDTMFELFPRMASLGLTLIIFYYSFAIVGMEFFADVVYPNCCNTSTVADSYRQINITYGNKTVLEEGYYYLNNFNNILSSFVTLFELTVVNNWYITMEGVTSMTTHWSRLYFMTFYIVTMVVMTIIVAFILDAFVFRMNYSRKNREPVENPEDENGIVFEVEVSRDEALATLELYKQTCPGLSSLSSLQGVLHTMDRGGHSSLVYLGRRSRTKSDLSMKMYEEEIQHEWYAEYSRENLPEQDQSLGRDLDIPVCDPSSFPEPQLNSQTGPHSVN, from the exons ATGGAGTGCATATGCGGACAGGCATCTGGTTCCCATGAAGATCATGCCCACAACCCGAGTCCAGTAGTGATCTCCTCCTATGCCTTACAGTTAGAACTAGACTGCATTG atggaggaggaggcaaTTATGACATAGTGAACAACGCTGTGATCTCAACGCCCGGGCCACAAAACCACAGAGCCCAAAATGTGTCCTTACGGCAAAGCTGGGAGATGAACTACCAAGAGGCAGCCATCTACCTGCAG GAGGGAGAGAACAATGATAAGTTCTTCACCCATCCTCGAAACCCAAAGGCGCTGTCAGCGTACCTGTTTGCCCACAACCACCTGTTCTACATGATGGAGCTGGTGACAGgcctgctgctgatgatgctgtCACTGTGTGAAGCTCCTGCTGTGCCCTCACTGCGCCTGGATGTCTAC GTCCATGCCACTCTGGAGCTGCTGGCTTTGGTTATGGTGGCATTTGAGCTATGCATGAAACTTCGCTGGTTAGGCTTCCACACCTTCATACGACACAAGAGGACCATGGTGAAG ACGTGTGTGTTGCTGCTACAGTTCGTGGAGGCCATAGTGGTTCTGATCAGACAGACGTCTCACGTGAGAGTGACCAGAGCTCTCAGACCAATTTTCCTGGTGGACTGTAGATACTGTGGTGCTGTGCGCAG AAACTTGCGTCAGATCTTCCAGTCCCTCCCACCTTTTATTGACATCCTCCTACTGCTGCTCTTCTTCATGGTTATATTTGCTATCTTGG GTTTCTGCATCTTCTCTCCAAACACTTCTGACCCG TACTTCAGCACCCTGGAGAACAGCCTCGTCAGTCTGTTTGTTCTGCTGACCACAGCAAA TTTCCCCGATGTGATGATGCCATCGTACTCCAAGAACCGCTGGTCCTGTGTATTCTTCATTGTTTACCTCTCCATAGAGCTCTACTTCATCATGAACCTG CTTTTGGCAGTGGTGTTTGATACGTTCAATGACGTCGAGAAGATGAAGTTTAAGTCTCTTTTACTTCACAAACGCTCCGCGATCGACCATGCCTTTCAGCTGTTAGTTAGCCGGCAG aGGCCGATGGGCGTGTCGCTGAAACAGTTTGATGGTCTGATGCGATTTTACAGACCACGGATGTCTGCAAGAGACCGCTTCCTCACATATAAAGCTCTTAACACCTCAGGGGCTCCTATGCTCAG TCTACAGGACTTTTATAAGTTCTATGAGGTCACTGGCCTTAAATGGAAG GCACGACGCAGTGGAGAACATTGGTTTGATGACCTTCCACACACAACCTTCCTCATTTTCAAAG GGATCAACCTGCTTGTGAAGTCAAAGGCCTTCCAATATGCCATGT ATGTGGTGGTGGCCGTCAATGGTGTGTGGATCCTTGTGGAGACGTACACACTGAATA GTGGATTTTCCTGGTCCAAAATTGTTCCCTGGAGTTACATTGTTTTTCTGACCA TTTATGGTGTAGAGGTGTTATTGAAAATAGCTGGTTTGGGGCCGATGGCTTATATCAGCTCTGGGTGGAATCT GTTTGACTTCTCAGTGACAGTGTTTGCCTTCATGGGCCTGATTGCTCTTGCCTTCGATATGGAGCCGTTTTACTTTATCGTAGTTCTCAGACCACTTCAGTTGCTCAG GTTGTTTAAAATAAAGCAGAGGTATCGTAATGTGTTGGATACCATGTTTGAGCTCTTCCCCAGGATGGCAAGTCTGGGTTTGACCTTAATCATCTTCTACTACTCCTTTGCAATTGTTGGGATGGAGTTCTTTGCAGATGTGGTTTATCCCAACTGCTGCAA CACCAGCACAGTGGCAGACTCCTACAGACAGATCAACATCACCTACGGCAACAAAACAGTGTTGGAAGAAGGCTACTATTATCTCAATAACTTCAACAACATTCTCAGCAGCTTTG tgaCTCTGTTTGAACTAACTGTTGTCAATAACTGGTACATTACCATG GAAGGAGTAACTTCTATGACAACCCACTGGAGCCGACTCTACTTCATGACCTTTTACATAGTTACCATG GTGGTGATGACCATCATTGTGGCGTTCATTCTGGATGCATTTGTGTTCCGCATGAACTACAGCCGCAAGAACCGGGAACCAGTGGAGAACCCAGAGG ATGAGAACGGAATAGTGTTTGAAGTAGAGGTGAGTCGTGATGAAGCTCTGGCCACTCTGGAGCTGTACAAACAGACTTGCCCAGGACTGTCCTCCCTCAGCTCGCTACAGGGAGTCCTACATACTATGGACCGGGGAGGg CACTCGTCTCTGGTGTACCTTGGTCGCAGGTCTAGGACAAAGAGTGACCTCAGCATGAAAATGTACGAGGAGGAGATACAG CACGAGTGGTATGCAGAGTATTCAAGGGAAAACTTACCTGAGCAAGACCAAAGTCTGGGGCGGGATCTGGACATTCCCGTCTGTGACCCGTCTTCCTTCCCAGAGCCTCAGCTCAACTCACAGACTGGACCACACAGCGTCAATTAA
- the tpcn1 gene encoding two pore calcium channel protein 1 isoform X2 gives MESDDDVPLILTWDEANSGLLNDETERGDENGGGGNYDIVNNAVISTPGPQNHRAQNVSLRQSWEMNYQEAAIYLQEGENNDKFFTHPRNPKALSAYLFAHNHLFYMMELVTGLLLMMLSLCEAPAVPSLRLDVYVHATLELLALVMVAFELCMKLRWLGFHTFIRHKRTMVKTCVLLLQFVEAIVVLIRQTSHVRVTRALRPIFLVDCRYCGAVRRNLRQIFQSLPPFIDILLLLLFFMVIFAILGFCIFSPNTSDPYFSTLENSLVSLFVLLTTANFPDVMMPSYSKNRWSCVFFIVYLSIELYFIMNLLLAVVFDTFNDVEKMKFKSLLLHKRSAIDHAFQLLVSRQRPMGVSLKQFDGLMRFYRPRMSARDRFLTYKALNTSGAPMLSLQDFYKFYEVTGLKWKARRSGEHWFDDLPHTTFLIFKGINLLVKSKAFQYAMYVVVAVNGVWILVETYTLNSGFSWSKIVPWSYIVFLTIYGVEVLLKIAGLGPMAYISSGWNLFDFSVTVFAFMGLIALAFDMEPFYFIVVLRPLQLLRLFKIKQRYRNVLDTMFELFPRMASLGLTLIIFYYSFAIVGMEFFADVVYPNCCNTSTVADSYRQINITYGNKTVLEEGYYYLNNFNNILSSFVTLFELTVVNNWYITMEGVTSMTTHWSRLYFMTFYIVTMVVMTIIVAFILDAFVFRMNYSRKNREPVENPEDENGIVFEVEVSRDEALATLELYKQTCPGLSSLSSLQGVLHTMDRGGHSSLVYLGRRSRTKSDLSMKMYEEEIQHEWYAEYSRENLPEQDQSLGRDLDIPVCDPSSFPEPQLNSQTGPHSVN, from the exons ATGGAGTCTGACGACGATGTGCCTCTCATCTTAACCTGGGATGAAGCAAACAGCGGTTTACTCAACGACGAGACTGAGAGAGGGGACGAAA atggaggaggaggcaaTTATGACATAGTGAACAACGCTGTGATCTCAACGCCCGGGCCACAAAACCACAGAGCCCAAAATGTGTCCTTACGGCAAAGCTGGGAGATGAACTACCAAGAGGCAGCCATCTACCTGCAG GAGGGAGAGAACAATGATAAGTTCTTCACCCATCCTCGAAACCCAAAGGCGCTGTCAGCGTACCTGTTTGCCCACAACCACCTGTTCTACATGATGGAGCTGGTGACAGgcctgctgctgatgatgctgtCACTGTGTGAAGCTCCTGCTGTGCCCTCACTGCGCCTGGATGTCTAC GTCCATGCCACTCTGGAGCTGCTGGCTTTGGTTATGGTGGCATTTGAGCTATGCATGAAACTTCGCTGGTTAGGCTTCCACACCTTCATACGACACAAGAGGACCATGGTGAAG ACGTGTGTGTTGCTGCTACAGTTCGTGGAGGCCATAGTGGTTCTGATCAGACAGACGTCTCACGTGAGAGTGACCAGAGCTCTCAGACCAATTTTCCTGGTGGACTGTAGATACTGTGGTGCTGTGCGCAG AAACTTGCGTCAGATCTTCCAGTCCCTCCCACCTTTTATTGACATCCTCCTACTGCTGCTCTTCTTCATGGTTATATTTGCTATCTTGG GTTTCTGCATCTTCTCTCCAAACACTTCTGACCCG TACTTCAGCACCCTGGAGAACAGCCTCGTCAGTCTGTTTGTTCTGCTGACCACAGCAAA TTTCCCCGATGTGATGATGCCATCGTACTCCAAGAACCGCTGGTCCTGTGTATTCTTCATTGTTTACCTCTCCATAGAGCTCTACTTCATCATGAACCTG CTTTTGGCAGTGGTGTTTGATACGTTCAATGACGTCGAGAAGATGAAGTTTAAGTCTCTTTTACTTCACAAACGCTCCGCGATCGACCATGCCTTTCAGCTGTTAGTTAGCCGGCAG aGGCCGATGGGCGTGTCGCTGAAACAGTTTGATGGTCTGATGCGATTTTACAGACCACGGATGTCTGCAAGAGACCGCTTCCTCACATATAAAGCTCTTAACACCTCAGGGGCTCCTATGCTCAG TCTACAGGACTTTTATAAGTTCTATGAGGTCACTGGCCTTAAATGGAAG GCACGACGCAGTGGAGAACATTGGTTTGATGACCTTCCACACACAACCTTCCTCATTTTCAAAG GGATCAACCTGCTTGTGAAGTCAAAGGCCTTCCAATATGCCATGT ATGTGGTGGTGGCCGTCAATGGTGTGTGGATCCTTGTGGAGACGTACACACTGAATA GTGGATTTTCCTGGTCCAAAATTGTTCCCTGGAGTTACATTGTTTTTCTGACCA TTTATGGTGTAGAGGTGTTATTGAAAATAGCTGGTTTGGGGCCGATGGCTTATATCAGCTCTGGGTGGAATCT GTTTGACTTCTCAGTGACAGTGTTTGCCTTCATGGGCCTGATTGCTCTTGCCTTCGATATGGAGCCGTTTTACTTTATCGTAGTTCTCAGACCACTTCAGTTGCTCAG GTTGTTTAAAATAAAGCAGAGGTATCGTAATGTGTTGGATACCATGTTTGAGCTCTTCCCCAGGATGGCAAGTCTGGGTTTGACCTTAATCATCTTCTACTACTCCTTTGCAATTGTTGGGATGGAGTTCTTTGCAGATGTGGTTTATCCCAACTGCTGCAA CACCAGCACAGTGGCAGACTCCTACAGACAGATCAACATCACCTACGGCAACAAAACAGTGTTGGAAGAAGGCTACTATTATCTCAATAACTTCAACAACATTCTCAGCAGCTTTG tgaCTCTGTTTGAACTAACTGTTGTCAATAACTGGTACATTACCATG GAAGGAGTAACTTCTATGACAACCCACTGGAGCCGACTCTACTTCATGACCTTTTACATAGTTACCATG GTGGTGATGACCATCATTGTGGCGTTCATTCTGGATGCATTTGTGTTCCGCATGAACTACAGCCGCAAGAACCGGGAACCAGTGGAGAACCCAGAGG ATGAGAACGGAATAGTGTTTGAAGTAGAGGTGAGTCGTGATGAAGCTCTGGCCACTCTGGAGCTGTACAAACAGACTTGCCCAGGACTGTCCTCCCTCAGCTCGCTACAGGGAGTCCTACATACTATGGACCGGGGAGGg CACTCGTCTCTGGTGTACCTTGGTCGCAGGTCTAGGACAAAGAGTGACCTCAGCATGAAAATGTACGAGGAGGAGATACAG CACGAGTGGTATGCAGAGTATTCAAGGGAAAACTTACCTGAGCAAGACCAAAGTCTGGGGCGGGATCTGGACATTCCCGTCTGTGACCCGTCTTCCTTCCCAGAGCCTCAGCTCAACTCACAGACTGGACCACACAGCGTCAATTAA